The following are encoded in a window of Prevotella melaninogenica genomic DNA:
- the pgeF gene encoding peptidoglycan editing factor PgeF: MIKPVLHYFNLADEVVSFSTTRHGGVSKGKLATLNINPHRGDEPSAVAENLQAVAVEIGVQADKVIRLHQIHETHCLIVTDEFFHLSAAEQYEMEEGKDAVVTDCRNVCIGVHTADCVPILFYDPVHHAIGAAHAGWRGTVQRIVQHTLRKMTELYGTDPKELKAVVGPCISLKNFEVGQEVYDAFSAAGFPMERIARMYEKWHIDLPLCNQLQLEELGVLTANILQSAICTYDNASDFFSARILKEGFGTIYTGIALK; this comes from the coding sequence ATGATTAAGCCTGTTCTACATTACTTTAATCTTGCCGACGAGGTAGTCAGCTTTAGCACTACCCGTCATGGCGGAGTTAGCAAGGGAAAGCTTGCTACACTCAACATCAACCCTCATCGGGGTGATGAACCATCTGCTGTAGCCGAGAATCTGCAGGCTGTAGCAGTAGAGATTGGTGTTCAGGCGGATAAGGTTATCCGTTTGCATCAGATACACGAGACACATTGTCTGATTGTGACGGATGAGTTTTTTCATCTTTCAGCTGCTGAGCAGTACGAGATGGAAGAGGGAAAAGATGCTGTCGTTACCGATTGTCGTAACGTCTGCATCGGTGTTCATACTGCTGATTGTGTTCCTATTCTTTTTTATGACCCTGTTCATCATGCCATTGGTGCAGCCCATGCTGGTTGGCGTGGTACGGTGCAGCGTATCGTTCAGCACACACTTCGCAAGATGACAGAACTATATGGTACTGACCCAAAGGAACTCAAGGCGGTTGTTGGTCCGTGTATTTCGCTGAAGAACTTTGAGGTAGGTCAGGAGGTTTATGATGCTTTTTCGGCTGCAGGCTTCCCTATGGAACGCATTGCACGTATGTATGAGAAATGGCATATCGACCTTCCGCTTTGCAATCAACTTCAGTTAGAAGAACTTGGTGTGCTAACAGCTAATATCCTTCAGTCCGCTATCTGCACTTATGATAATGCTTCCGACTTCTTCTCAGCACGTATTCTCAAAGAAGGATTTGGTACTATCTATACAGGTATTGCATTGAAATAG
- the obgE gene encoding GTPase ObgE, with protein sequence MESNFVDYVKIYCRSGKGGRGSMHLRHVKYNPNGGPDGGDGGKGGSVYLRGNHNYWTLLHLKFQRHIYAEHGGNGGRDKCHGTDGKDIYIDVPCGTVAYDAETGKYVCDVMHDGQTVLLLKGGRGGLGNFQFRTATNQAPRYAQPGEPMQEMTVILELKLLADVGLVGFPNAGKSTLLSSLSSAKPKIANYPFTTMEPSLGIVSYRDNQSFVMADIPGIIEGASEGKGLGLRFLRHIERNSLLLFMVPGDTDDIKREYEVLLNELQQFNPEMLDKHRVLAVTKSDLLDDELIEMLRETLPTDLPVVFISAVTGQGIDDLKDILWKELNAESNKLQSILSEDTLVHRDKDMSRFAAELAAEDADIDDVEEVGIDELDEVEDLEDFEYTND encoded by the coding sequence ATGGAAAGTAATTTTGTTGATTATGTAAAGATATACTGCCGCTCTGGTAAGGGTGGTAGAGGTTCCATGCACCTTCGTCATGTGAAGTATAACCCTAATGGCGGACCAGATGGTGGCGATGGTGGTAAGGGTGGAAGTGTTTACTTGCGTGGTAACCACAATTATTGGACGCTGTTGCACTTGAAGTTTCAGCGTCATATCTATGCTGAACATGGAGGTAATGGCGGTCGTGATAAGTGTCATGGTACAGATGGTAAGGATATTTATATTGATGTTCCTTGTGGTACTGTTGCCTATGATGCCGAAACTGGTAAGTATGTCTGCGATGTTATGCATGACGGACAGACGGTGTTACTGCTGAAAGGTGGACGTGGTGGATTGGGTAACTTCCAGTTCCGTACAGCTACGAATCAGGCTCCACGCTATGCACAACCAGGTGAACCAATGCAGGAGATGACTGTTATTCTTGAGTTGAAGCTGCTGGCTGATGTCGGTTTGGTGGGCTTCCCAAATGCAGGTAAGTCTACTTTGCTGTCTTCTCTCTCAAGTGCAAAGCCAAAGATAGCCAACTATCCTTTCACAACGATGGAACCATCGTTAGGTATTGTCAGCTATCGTGATAACCAAAGTTTCGTTATGGCTGATATTCCAGGTATCATCGAAGGAGCCAGTGAAGGTAAGGGACTCGGCTTGCGTTTCCTCCGTCATATCGAACGAAACTCCCTTCTGCTCTTTATGGTACCAGGAGACACCGACGATATCAAGCGTGAATACGAGGTGTTACTAAATGAGTTACAGCAGTTTAATCCAGAGATGCTCGACAAACATCGTGTCTTAGCGGTAACGAAGAGCGACCTTCTTGATGATGAGCTCATTGAGATGCTGCGTGAAACGTTGCCAACAGACCTTCCTGTTGTTTTCATATCAGCTGTTACAGGACAGGGAATTGATGACTTAAAGGATATTCTTTGGAAAGAACTTAATGCAGAAAGTAATAAGCTGCAAAGTATTCTTTCGGAAGATACACTTGTTCATCGTGACAAGGATATGTCACGTTTTGCTGCCGAGTTAGCAGCTGAGGACGCTGATATTGATGATGTTGAAGAGGTGGGTATAGACGAATTGGATGAGGTAGAAGATCTCGAAGATTTTGAATACACAAATGATTAA
- a CDS encoding four helix bundle protein, which yields MLERKIVENDIYILSKSFALRVVRLYKYLTDEHKEYVLSKQLLRSGTSIGANVHEGKNGQSRADFCSKMNIALKEATESNYWIDLLREAEYISESEYKPLSDDCHKIQAVLTKIVKATRSSLNQ from the coding sequence ATGTTGGAGAGAAAAATCGTAGAGAATGATATCTATATCTTATCAAAAAGTTTTGCACTAAGGGTTGTACGGTTATATAAATACCTGACAGATGAGCATAAGGAGTATGTCCTATCAAAGCAACTTCTTCGTTCTGGGACGAGTATTGGGGCTAATGTTCATGAAGGAAAGAACGGACAAAGTCGTGCAGACTTCTGTAGTAAGATGAATATCGCTTTGAAAGAAGCAACAGAGTCAAACTATTGGATTGATTTATTAAGGGAAGCAGAATATATTAGCGAGAGTGAGTATAAACCTTTATCAGATGATTGTCATAAGATTCAAGCAGTCTTGACCAAAATAGTTAAGGCAACTCGTTCTTCTCTTAATCAATAA
- a CDS encoding adenylate kinase, with the protein MKNIVIFGAPGAGKGTQSDKMIEKYGFGHISTGDVLRNEIKNGTELGKTAKGYIDNGQLIPDELMIDILASVYDSFGKEHKGVIFDGFPRTIPQAEALKKMLADRGHNVAAMVELFVPEDELMKRLLLRGQQSGRSDDNEETIKKRLNVYSNQTSPLIDWYKGENIHHHVEGLGTVEEIFARIESVIDAL; encoded by the coding sequence ATGAAGAATATTGTAATTTTCGGTGCGCCAGGTGCTGGTAAAGGTACTCAGAGCGACAAGATGATTGAGAAGTATGGCTTCGGGCATATCTCAACAGGTGACGTACTTCGTAATGAAATTAAGAATGGTACAGAGCTTGGTAAGACTGCAAAAGGATACATTGACAATGGTCAGCTCATTCCTGATGAGTTGATGATTGATATTCTTGCAAGCGTATACGATAGCTTTGGCAAGGAGCATAAGGGTGTTATCTTCGATGGTTTCCCACGTACAATCCCACAAGCAGAGGCTTTGAAGAAGATGTTGGCTGATCGTGGTCACAATGTGGCAGCTATGGTTGAACTCTTTGTTCCAGAGGATGAGTTGATGAAGCGTCTGCTTCTCCGTGGACAGCAGAGCGGTCGTTCTGATGACAATGAGGAGACAATTAAGAAGCGTCTCAATGTTTACAGCAATCAGACTTCTCCATTAATTGATTGGTATAAGGGTGAGAATATTCACCACCATGTTGAGGGTCTTGGTACTGTAGAAGAGATTTTTGCACGTATTGAGTCTGTTATTGACGCTCTGTAG
- the hpt gene encoding hypoxanthine phosphoribosyltransferase, translating to MSRVTIKDKTFETSIPEAEILERVKLVADRINKDFEGKTPLFLAVLNGSFMYASDLMKHITIPCEISFVKLASYQGVTSTGTIKEIIGLNEDIRGREVIIVEDIVDTGATMKRMLETLGTREPAGLHITTLLLKPGKLTVPLNIEYAAMEIPNDFIVGYGLDYDQQGRNLRDIYTLVQE from the coding sequence ATGAGTCGAGTAACAATTAAGGACAAAACGTTTGAGACTTCTATTCCTGAAGCCGAGATTTTGGAAAGAGTAAAGCTGGTAGCTGATCGTATAAACAAGGATTTTGAAGGTAAGACTCCGCTCTTTCTTGCGGTGTTGAACGGTTCGTTCATGTATGCCTCTGACTTGATGAAGCATATCACTATCCCATGTGAGATATCCTTTGTTAAGTTGGCTTCTTACCAAGGTGTTACCTCAACGGGTACGATTAAGGAGATTATCGGTTTGAACGAAGATATCCGTGGTAGAGAAGTTATCATTGTAGAGGATATTGTTGATACAGGTGCAACTATGAAGCGTATGCTCGAAACGCTCGGTACACGTGAGCCTGCTGGTCTTCATATAACAACCTTACTGTTGAAGCCTGGTAAGCTTACTGTTCCTTTGAACATTGAGTATGCAGCAATGGAAATACCAAATGACTTCATTGTTGGCTATGGACTTGACTATGACCAGCAGGGTCGTAACTTGAGAGATATTTATACTTTAGTACAAGAATAA
- a CDS encoding NAD(P)H-hydrate dehydratase has product MKIFTSAQIHELDRYTIEHEPIKSIDLMERAAKAITRAITEEWSTHTPIVVFAGPGNNGGDALAVARLLINEGYKVSTYLFNITNHLSEDCVTNRQRLLDSKHAKDFTEITAKFDPPELTADTLVIDGLFGSGLNKPLAGGFASLVKYINQSPAKIVSIDVPSGLMTEDNTYNVRANIIHATLTLTLHERKLSFLFADAQQFIGRLKVLDIRLNQEFIQKTEAQYYLLEENDIRSRLLHRDDFSHKGDMGNALIIAGSYGMSGAAILATRACLRSGVGKVTVHTPKKNYDIMQISVPEAILQMDHEETAFTEAVDTDDFDALAIGPGLGRQEPTAIAMIAQIRRAQCPIVADADTLNILASHRAWMQQLPKGIIMTPHAKELDRLTGSPANADYERLHRTRELAKSLQAYIILKGHNSALCLPNGNVIFNSTGNSGMATAGSGDVLTGIITALLARGYHQQNACMVGMYLHGLAGDLAAKELGKESLVAGDIINYLPKAFKLLDD; this is encoded by the coding sequence ATGAAGATATTTACAAGTGCCCAGATTCACGAACTGGACAGATACACTATAGAACACGAACCAATCAAGTCTATTGATTTGATGGAGCGTGCAGCAAAAGCCATTACTCGTGCTATCACTGAGGAGTGGTCGACACATACGCCAATTGTTGTCTTTGCAGGACCTGGCAACAATGGTGGCGATGCTCTTGCTGTGGCACGTTTGCTGATAAATGAGGGATACAAAGTTAGTACTTACCTCTTCAATATCACCAATCATCTATCAGAAGACTGTGTAACAAACCGCCAACGTTTGCTCGATAGCAAGCATGCAAAGGATTTTACAGAAATCACTGCGAAGTTTGACCCACCTGAATTAACCGCTGACACATTGGTGATTGATGGTTTGTTTGGTTCTGGACTCAACAAACCATTGGCTGGTGGTTTTGCCTCTTTGGTGAAATATATCAATCAAAGTCCTGCAAAGATTGTGAGTATTGACGTTCCATCTGGTTTGATGACGGAGGACAATACGTATAACGTACGTGCGAATATCATTCACGCTACCCTCACATTAACCCTCCACGAACGCAAATTATCCTTCCTTTTCGCTGATGCACAGCAATTTATTGGTAGGCTAAAGGTCCTTGATATCCGTCTGAATCAGGAGTTTATTCAGAAGACAGAAGCACAATATTACCTATTAGAAGAGAACGACATTCGTTCGCGTTTACTCCATCGTGATGACTTCTCACACAAAGGTGATATGGGTAATGCACTTATCATCGCAGGAAGTTACGGCATGTCGGGAGCAGCTATCCTTGCAACTCGTGCCTGTCTACGTAGCGGTGTGGGTAAGGTTACGGTGCATACTCCTAAAAAGAACTACGATATCATGCAGATATCTGTTCCTGAAGCTATCTTACAAATGGACCATGAGGAGACAGCCTTTACCGAAGCAGTTGATACAGATGATTTCGACGCACTTGCAATAGGTCCAGGATTAGGCAGACAGGAGCCTACTGCCATTGCGATGATAGCCCAGATAAGACGCGCACAATGTCCTATTGTTGCCGATGCTGATACCTTGAATATTCTTGCAAGCCATCGTGCATGGATGCAACAACTACCAAAGGGAATCATTATGACGCCTCACGCAAAGGAACTCGACCGTCTTACAGGCTCTCCTGCTAATGCTGACTATGAGCGTCTCCATCGTACACGTGAGTTGGCAAAGTCTTTACAGGCTTATATCATCCTTAAGGGACATAACAGTGCACTCTGCCTACCTAATGGCAACGTTATCTTTAACTCGACTGGTAACAGTGGCATGGCAACAGCTGGTAGTGGTGATGTACTCACTGGCATCATCACAGCCCTCCTTGCTCGTGGTTACCACCAGCAGAATGCTTGTATGGTGGGCATGTATCTCCATGGTCTTGCTGGCGACTTAGCAGCGAAAGAATTAGGTAAGGAAAGTCTTGTTGCAGGAGACATTATCAACTATCTCCCTAAAGCCTTCAAACTTTTGGACGATTGA
- a CDS encoding class II fructose-bisphosphate aldolase, with product MAVDYKKLGLVNTRDMFKRAIDGGYAIPAFNFNNLEQLQAIIKASSDLKSPVILQVSKGARKYANQTLLRYLAEGAVEYAKELGCHHPEIALHLDHGDSFETCKSCVDFGFSSVMIDGSSLPYEENIALTKKVVEYAHQFDVTVEAELGVLAGVEDDVVAEVSHYTKPEEVVDFATRTGCDSLAISIGTSHGAYKFTPEQCTRDPKTGRLVPPPLAFDVLAAIEKQLPGFPIVLHGSSSVPQEYVDIINEHGGKMPNAVGIPEEQLRKAAKSAVCKINIDSDSRLAFTAGVRQTFDEHPEYFDPRQYCGKAREYMEDLYKHKITDVLGSENKLANLD from the coding sequence ATGGCAGTAGATTACAAGAAATTAGGTCTCGTGAACACACGTGATATGTTCAAGAGAGCAATTGACGGCGGTTACGCTATCCCAGCATTCAACTTCAATAACCTCGAGCAGCTTCAGGCTATCATCAAGGCTTCTTCTGATTTGAAGTCACCAGTTATCCTTCAGGTTTCTAAGGGTGCTCGTAAGTATGCTAACCAGACTCTTCTTCGTTACCTCGCAGAAGGTGCAGTAGAGTATGCTAAGGAGTTGGGTTGCCACCATCCAGAGATTGCACTTCACCTTGATCATGGTGATAGCTTCGAGACTTGCAAGAGCTGTGTAGACTTCGGTTTCTCTTCTGTAATGATCGACGGTTCTTCTCTTCCATATGAGGAGAATATCGCTTTGACAAAGAAGGTTGTTGAGTATGCTCACCAGTTCGACGTAACTGTTGAGGCTGAGCTCGGTGTACTTGCTGGTGTTGAGGATGACGTTGTAGCTGAGGTTTCTCACTATACAAAGCCAGAGGAGGTTGTTGATTTCGCTACTCGTACAGGTTGCGACTCATTGGCTATCTCTATCGGTACTTCTCATGGTGCTTACAAGTTCACTCCAGAGCAGTGTACACGTGACCCAAAGACTGGTCGTCTTGTTCCTCCTCCATTGGCATTCGATGTTCTTGCAGCTATCGAGAAGCAGCTCCCAGGTTTCCCAATCGTTCTCCACGGTTCTTCTTCAGTTCCTCAGGAGTATGTTGACATCATCAACGAGCATGGTGGTAAGATGCCAAACGCTGTTGGTATCCCAGAGGAGCAGCTCCGTAAGGCAGCTAAGAGTGCTGTTTGTAAGATTAACATCGACTCTGACTCTCGTCTTGCATTCACCGCAGGTGTTCGTCAGACATTCGATGAGCACCCAGAGTACTTCGACCCACGTCAGTACTGTGGTAAGGCTCGTGAGTACATGGAGGATCTTTACAAGCACAAGATCACAGACGTTCTTGGTTCTGAGAACAAGCTTGCTAACCTCGACTAA
- a CDS encoding Cof-type HAD-IIB family hydrolase, whose translation MKYKMIVLDLDGTLTNNKKEITPRTKQALMQAQAAGVHVVLASGRPTYGIVPLAEELKLKDNGGYILAFNGGKIIDCTNNEVLFEQKLDEQLVPILFQEAKKAGMEILTYQGEGIAATNKDDEYVQHEAFINKMPVMQYDDFLNQLVYPINKCLIVGDPTPLHELEIRLAKELEGKMDVYRSADFFLECVPLGIDKARSLDRLISSLDISREEVIACGDGYNDLSMIRFAGLGVAMANAAKDIQSEADFVTLSNEEDGVAHVIERFILSPENMN comes from the coding sequence ATGAAGTATAAAATGATTGTGCTCGATTTGGACGGCACACTGACCAATAATAAAAAGGAAATTACACCACGTACAAAACAAGCCCTCATGCAAGCACAAGCTGCAGGAGTACATGTCGTATTGGCATCTGGGCGTCCTACCTACGGAATAGTCCCTTTAGCAGAAGAGTTGAAACTAAAAGATAATGGTGGATATATCCTTGCTTTCAACGGAGGAAAGATTATCGACTGCACCAACAACGAAGTTCTTTTTGAACAGAAGTTGGACGAACAGCTTGTACCTATCCTCTTTCAAGAAGCCAAAAAAGCAGGAATGGAAATCCTAACCTATCAAGGTGAGGGCATTGCCGCTACTAATAAAGATGATGAATACGTACAACACGAGGCTTTCATCAATAAGATGCCTGTCATGCAATATGACGACTTCCTCAATCAGTTGGTCTATCCTATCAACAAATGTCTGATTGTTGGCGACCCTACCCCACTCCACGAGTTGGAGATAAGATTAGCCAAAGAGTTGGAAGGAAAGATGGATGTCTATCGTTCTGCCGACTTCTTCCTTGAATGTGTACCACTTGGTATCGACAAGGCACGCTCGCTCGACCGTCTTATCTCGTCGCTCGATATCAGCCGTGAAGAGGTTATTGCTTGTGGCGATGGTTATAACGACCTTAGCATGATTCGCTTTGCCGGACTTGGCGTTGCTATGGCAAACGCTGCAAAAGACATTCAAAGTGAAGCTGACTTCGTTACCTTATCAAATGAAGAAGATGGTGTTGCACACGTCATTGAACGCTTTATTCTCTCACCAGAGAACATGAATTAA
- a CDS encoding thioredoxin family protein, giving the protein MLHKFYIQFIALIAVFFYAVNVNAQTYSLIPSSGQKVYVPITAKSVKGKITVSNYGRTAIRDFDYTLSFSGKELMSKNYVLTNPLNRMEGTTIEIDVPPYTQLSETDLLFTITKVNGELNSATINYATLPRVTVTKVPRRKVVVEEYTGMWCGYCPRGIALMENLAHKYGEDFIGIAIHTGGRADPLTCTDYAWKATDYRSRPSLDMNRNLLLGYFKAQTEFEEERSKGADMDIAVSAVWDKEKNNITVTPSVTFCVNRDEAPYGFAYVLTEDGMSNPNWVQYNNFSGSTADRGITKEFDYFIDAPRDIRNLENNFVAIAAEGVKAPLTGYIKTPIKADEPQSHTYIFKNISNKKIIQDKSKLKVCVLLINKTTGRIENAAKCTISEPNTTAISTVSEGKDTAVETARYTLDGRRITTPQKGVNIVKYSDGRVSKEVVAQ; this is encoded by the coding sequence ATGTTACATAAGTTTTATATACAGTTCATTGCGCTTATTGCAGTGTTCTTTTATGCCGTGAACGTCAATGCTCAAACTTATAGTCTTATTCCTTCTTCAGGACAGAAGGTATATGTCCCTATCACAGCAAAGAGTGTAAAAGGAAAAATCACAGTTTCCAATTACGGTAGAACTGCTATTCGTGACTTCGATTATACACTTTCTTTCAGTGGCAAGGAGCTGATGTCGAAGAATTATGTCCTTACAAATCCATTGAACCGCATGGAGGGAACAACGATAGAGATAGATGTCCCACCATATACTCAGTTGTCAGAAACCGACCTTTTGTTTACAATTACAAAGGTAAACGGAGAGTTGAATAGTGCTACTATCAACTATGCAACACTACCGAGAGTAACTGTTACAAAGGTGCCTCGCAGAAAAGTTGTAGTTGAAGAGTATACTGGAATGTGGTGTGGATACTGCCCACGTGGTATTGCACTTATGGAGAATTTGGCACATAAATATGGTGAAGACTTCATTGGTATTGCTATCCATACTGGAGGTAGAGCTGATCCATTAACTTGTACGGACTATGCATGGAAAGCTACAGATTACAGAAGTCGCCCTTCACTTGATATGAATAGAAATCTTTTACTGGGTTATTTCAAGGCACAAACTGAGTTTGAAGAGGAACGATCAAAAGGAGCAGATATGGACATTGCCGTATCAGCTGTATGGGATAAGGAAAAGAACAATATTACGGTAACTCCCAGTGTAACCTTCTGTGTGAATCGAGATGAAGCCCCTTATGGCTTTGCTTATGTGCTGACGGAAGATGGTATGTCTAATCCTAACTGGGTACAATACAACAATTTTTCAGGTAGTACGGCTGATCGTGGTATCACAAAAGAATTCGATTATTTTATTGATGCTCCTCGAGATATTCGTAATCTTGAAAATAACTTTGTTGCCATTGCAGCAGAAGGAGTAAAAGCTCCTTTGACAGGCTATATCAAGACTCCGATTAAGGCAGACGAACCACAGAGCCATACATATATCTTTAAGAATATTTCTAATAAGAAGATAATACAAGACAAGTCGAAATTGAAAGTCTGTGTTCTGCTGATTAATAAGACTACCGGGCGCATTGAGAATGCTGCCAAGTGTACGATCTCTGAGCCAAACACCACTGCAATCTCTACCGTTTCAGAAGGAAAAGATACCGCTGTTGAGACAGCACGCTACACACTTGACGGTCGTCGTATCACGACTCCACAAAAGGGTGTTAACATTGTGAAGTACAGTGATGGCCGTGTTAGTAAAGAGGTAGTGGCACAATAA
- a CDS encoding T9SS C-terminal target domain-containing protein, which yields MKLRLLVFIGLLTSLFVSAQAQTSTNDVAFLDEQGRVIPNGTVVVLNKAVTTEFPFEGFEIAGKVFIQNKTDKPQNVSLSYTINEIDEGEVKVCAYENCTINPDPGTYEVGTKLLSIGLEKETVEIEHTYGERENCTITLKLKVKELGFDKEKEGPSITVKFDTKATGIGAVASQKGITYDVFNTQGVLLHKQITSLSNLPKGVYIVKQKGIASTKKYVVR from the coding sequence ATGAAATTACGTTTACTCGTGTTTATTGGTCTGCTGACCAGTCTTTTTGTTAGTGCACAGGCACAGACAAGTACAAATGATGTTGCCTTCCTCGATGAGCAAGGTAGAGTTATTCCTAACGGCACTGTTGTTGTCTTGAATAAGGCAGTTACAACAGAATTTCCTTTTGAAGGGTTTGAAATTGCAGGAAAGGTGTTTATTCAGAATAAGACTGATAAACCCCAGAATGTTTCTCTTTCCTATACTATTAACGAAATAGATGAAGGTGAAGTGAAGGTTTGTGCGTATGAAAATTGTACTATTAATCCAGATCCAGGAACTTATGAAGTAGGCACTAAACTGTTGTCTATAGGTCTTGAAAAAGAAACAGTTGAGATAGAACATACGTATGGTGAAAGAGAGAATTGTACAATTACGCTGAAACTTAAAGTAAAAGAACTCGGTTTTGATAAAGAGAAGGAGGGCCCATCAATTACTGTTAAGTTCGATACCAAGGCAACAGGTATTGGTGCTGTAGCTTCACAGAAGGGTATTACTTACGATGTATTTAATACTCAGGGGGTATTGTTGCACAAGCAAATTACATCTTTGTCAAATCTCCCTAAGGGTGTTTACATTGTGAAGCAGAAAGGTATTGCTTCTACAAAGAAGTATGTTGTTCGTTAA
- a CDS encoding Omp28 family outer membrane lipoprotein has product MKSFYISLLAAVAFLTGCDSVGSDERLIEIPAATVQRNVLIEDFTGQRCIFCPAASEAIAEQQKLYGADKLIAVAFHAGPLAIKSGSGFVGLRTDVGDTYYKYWAVPNVPKAIINRRGGVLSKDAWAGRIYEEFAQTTTVNIDLKCQYVTATRQMEIETDLKTLADDVKGKLQLWLVEDSVVAPQLFPNNKVEKEYVHNHVFRAAINGEWGTELMLSAKGIHKEKTTYTLSEGIVPKNAWIVGFFYNDSGVLQAVRQKVSL; this is encoded by the coding sequence ATGAAAAGTTTTTATATATCTCTTTTAGCTGCTGTTGCGTTTTTGACAGGCTGTGATTCGGTTGGCTCTGATGAAAGACTGATAGAGATTCCAGCTGCGACTGTTCAGCGCAATGTACTGATAGAAGATTTTACAGGACAGCGTTGCATCTTTTGTCCGGCTGCTTCAGAAGCGATAGCAGAGCAACAAAAACTTTATGGTGCAGACAAACTGATTGCTGTTGCCTTTCATGCTGGTCCGCTCGCAATCAAGAGTGGAAGTGGATTCGTTGGTTTGCGCACTGATGTGGGAGATACCTATTATAAGTATTGGGCGGTTCCAAATGTGCCAAAAGCCATTATCAATCGTCGTGGAGGTGTACTTTCCAAAGATGCTTGGGCTGGACGTATCTATGAAGAGTTTGCTCAGACAACAACAGTCAATATAGATCTTAAATGTCAGTATGTTACTGCTACACGTCAGATGGAGATTGAAACCGACTTGAAAACCTTAGCTGACGATGTGAAAGGGAAGCTACAGCTATGGTTAGTTGAGGATAGTGTGGTGGCTCCACAGCTTTTCCCAAACAACAAAGTGGAGAAGGAATATGTGCATAATCACGTCTTCCGTGCTGCTATTAATGGGGAATGGGGAACGGAGTTAATGCTCTCTGCGAAGGGTATTCATAAGGAGAAAACAACGTATACACTCTCAGAAGGTATCGTTCCAAAGAACGCATGGATAGTAGGTTTCTTCTATAATGATAGCGGAGTCTTGCAGGCTGTGCGCCAAAAGGTATCTCTCTAA